The Microbulbifer sp. YPW1 genome contains a region encoding:
- the mfd gene encoding transcription-repair coupling factor: MSQFPPLSPPAFRSQNDRQFWGQLHGASAALAILQAAKASSAPTLLIARNSQEAQQLELQLKFFNKPRRDGAGESDSKDAGGELEISQFPDWEILPYDTFSPHQDIISDRLSTLYRLPQMERGIVIAPVSTLLHRLAPKDYVAGNALVLREGQKFDLNAQRRLLEQAGYHCVDTVYEHGEFAVRGALMDIFPMGSNLPYRIDLFDDEIESLRTFDPEDQRTVDKVEQIHLLPAREFPMHKPALAKFLERWHEQFDCDPGPVSIYQDISAGIAPAGIEYYLPLFFDRCATLFDYLPEGSQVFVQGDLQQPVESFWRETENRYQSRRGDLTRPILEPRQVLQNIDEFFGALKSLPRAFFSAESLPEAVGNYNFASMPPPSLPVDGKAEQPLNALEAYLMDYDGRVLFCAESGGRREALLELLSGIRLKPNTFDSWQQFLASDERYGITVAPIDTGLLLLDPSLNLIAEPQLFGERVLQQRRRKKAKDDADNAVKNLAELRIGAPVVHIDHGVGRYKGLQSLDIDGQQAEFLTLEYGDGAKLYVPVASLHLISRYSGADEELAPLHKLGSETWQKAKRKAAEKVRDAAAELLDIYARREARVGHAFGDPGLAYREFTAGFPFEETPDQQLAIESVVGDMLSDKPMDRLVCGDVGFGKTEVAMRAAFVAAHGGKQVAMLVPTTLLAQQHFQSLQDRFADWPITIEVISRFRSNKEVEAIKERVTSGKVDILVGTHKLLQSDLKFKNLGLLIIDEEHRFGVRQKEKLKSLRSEVDILNLTATPIPRTLNMAMAGIRDLSVIATPPARRLSVKTFVRERDDALIKEAILREILRGGQVYFLHNEVKSIERLARELQELVPEARIGIGHGQMRERELEQVMSDFYHKRFNVLVCTTIIETGIDIPNANTILIERADKFGLAQLHQLRGRVGRSHHQAYAYLLTPNKRAMTGDAVKRLEAISEAQDLGAGFTLATHDLEIRGAGELLGEEQSGQIQSVGFNLYMEMLDHAVKAIREGRTPNIDEPLESPAVDVNLRVPALIPEDYLPDVHSRLIMYKRIANAEDKAALKELQVEMIDRFGLLPEPLKHLFRITEIKLNANKMGIRKLEASATGGRIEFADNANVDPLTLVKLVQSRPTTYRLQGANQLNFALDESGPEQRLQQVSDVLQQLSQ, translated from the coding sequence GACGCAGGCGGCGAGCTGGAAATTTCCCAGTTTCCCGACTGGGAAATCCTGCCCTACGACACCTTCTCGCCACACCAGGACATCATCTCTGATCGGCTGTCGACCCTGTACCGGTTGCCGCAGATGGAGCGCGGCATCGTCATTGCGCCGGTCAGCACCCTGCTGCATCGACTGGCACCCAAGGACTATGTAGCCGGCAATGCACTGGTGTTGCGAGAGGGGCAAAAGTTCGACCTGAATGCCCAGCGTCGGCTGCTGGAACAGGCGGGCTACCACTGTGTAGACACCGTGTACGAGCACGGGGAGTTCGCGGTGCGCGGTGCCCTCATGGATATCTTCCCCATGGGCAGCAACCTGCCCTACCGCATCGACCTGTTCGATGATGAGATCGAATCCCTGCGCACATTCGACCCGGAAGACCAGCGCACCGTGGACAAGGTGGAGCAGATCCACCTGCTGCCCGCGCGGGAATTCCCGATGCACAAGCCGGCACTGGCCAAGTTCCTGGAGCGCTGGCACGAGCAGTTCGACTGCGATCCCGGCCCGGTGTCCATCTACCAGGACATCAGTGCGGGTATTGCCCCTGCAGGCATCGAGTATTACCTGCCGCTGTTTTTCGATCGCTGTGCGACCCTGTTCGACTATTTGCCCGAGGGCAGCCAGGTATTTGTCCAGGGCGACCTGCAACAGCCGGTGGAATCCTTCTGGCGGGAAACCGAAAACCGCTACCAGAGCCGTCGCGGCGACCTTACCCGACCCATTCTGGAACCCCGCCAGGTGCTGCAGAATATCGACGAGTTTTTCGGTGCACTGAAGTCCCTGCCCCGCGCCTTCTTTTCTGCAGAAAGCCTCCCGGAAGCGGTGGGCAACTACAACTTCGCAAGCATGCCCCCGCCCAGCCTGCCGGTGGACGGCAAGGCAGAGCAGCCACTCAATGCGCTCGAAGCCTACCTGATGGACTACGATGGCCGCGTGCTGTTCTGCGCGGAGAGTGGCGGTCGCCGGGAAGCATTGCTGGAACTGCTGAGCGGCATCCGCCTCAAGCCGAACACTTTCGATAGCTGGCAGCAATTCCTCGCCAGCGACGAGCGCTACGGAATTACCGTTGCGCCCATTGATACCGGCCTTTTATTACTGGATCCATCGCTGAACCTGATCGCCGAACCGCAACTGTTTGGCGAGCGGGTGCTGCAGCAGCGCCGCCGCAAAAAAGCCAAAGACGACGCCGACAACGCGGTTAAAAACCTCGCCGAGTTGCGTATCGGCGCGCCCGTGGTGCATATCGATCACGGTGTCGGCCGCTACAAGGGGCTTCAGAGCCTGGATATCGACGGCCAGCAAGCGGAATTCCTGACCCTGGAATACGGCGATGGGGCCAAGCTCTACGTACCGGTGGCCAGCCTGCACCTGATCAGCCGCTATTCCGGTGCCGATGAAGAACTGGCGCCGCTGCACAAACTGGGCAGCGAGACCTGGCAAAAGGCCAAGCGCAAGGCCGCGGAAAAAGTCCGCGATGCCGCCGCCGAGCTGCTGGACATCTACGCCCGTCGCGAGGCCCGTGTGGGGCACGCGTTTGGCGATCCGGGCCTCGCCTACCGCGAATTCACCGCGGGCTTCCCCTTCGAGGAAACACCGGACCAGCAACTGGCCATCGAGTCCGTGGTGGGAGACATGCTGTCGGACAAGCCGATGGATCGCCTCGTGTGTGGCGACGTAGGCTTCGGCAAAACCGAAGTCGCCATGCGTGCAGCGTTCGTCGCGGCGCACGGCGGCAAACAGGTCGCCATGCTGGTGCCCACCACCCTGCTCGCACAGCAGCACTTTCAGTCCCTACAGGATCGCTTTGCAGACTGGCCGATTACCATCGAGGTGATTTCCCGCTTCCGCAGTAATAAAGAAGTGGAAGCCATCAAGGAACGGGTCACTTCCGGCAAGGTGGATATTCTGGTGGGCACCCACAAGCTGCTGCAGAGCGACCTGAAATTCAAAAACCTGGGGCTGCTGATCATTGACGAGGAGCACCGCTTCGGTGTTCGCCAGAAGGAGAAACTGAAGAGCCTGCGCTCCGAGGTGGACATCCTCAACCTCACTGCGACGCCCATTCCTCGCACCCTGAACATGGCCATGGCGGGCATCCGGGACCTCTCCGTGATCGCTACCCCGCCCGCCCGGCGACTGTCGGTAAAGACCTTTGTGCGCGAGCGCGACGACGCACTGATCAAGGAAGCCATCCTGCGGGAAATCCTGCGCGGTGGTCAGGTCTATTTCCTGCACAACGAGGTGAAGAGCATCGAACGTCTCGCCCGCGAACTGCAGGAGCTGGTGCCCGAGGCCCGCATCGGTATTGGCCACGGCCAGATGCGCGAGCGCGAGCTGGAACAGGTGATGAGTGACTTTTACCACAAGCGCTTCAATGTGCTCGTGTGCACCACCATTATCGAAACCGGTATCGACATCCCCAACGCCAACACCATCCTGATTGAGCGCGCGGACAAATTCGGCCTCGCCCAGCTGCACCAGCTGCGCGGTCGTGTTGGCCGATCTCACCACCAGGCCTACGCCTACCTGCTGACGCCCAACAAGCGCGCCATGACCGGGGATGCGGTGAAGCGACTCGAAGCCATCAGCGAGGCACAGGATCTGGGCGCCGGCTTTACCCTGGCCACCCACGATCTGGAAATCCGCGGTGCCGGCGAGCTGCTTGGCGAGGAACAGAGCGGCCAGATCCAGAGTGTCGGTTTCAACCTGTATATGGAGATGCTGGACCACGCGGTAAAGGCGATCCGCGAGGGACGTACACCCAACATTGATGAGCCACTGGAATCCCCTGCGGTGGATGTAAACCTGCGGGTACCGGCGCTGATTCCGGAAGACTACCTGCCGGACGTCCACAGTCGCCTGATCATGTACAAGCGCATCGCCAACGCGGAGGACAAGGCGGCTCTGAAAGAGCTGCAGGTGGAGATGATCGATCGCTTCGGCCTGCTGCCGGAGCCGCTAAAACACCTGTTCCGCATTACCGAGATCAAGCTGAACGCCAACAAGATGGGCATCCGCAAGCTGGAAGCCTCGGCCACCGGCGGACGCATCGAGTTCGCCGACAACGCCAACGTCGACCCACTCACCCTGGTCAAGCTGGTGCAATCGCGCCCAACCACCTACCGGTTACAGGGTGCCAACCAGCTGAATTTCGCCCTCGACGAGAGCGGCCCGGAACAGCGCCTGCAACAGGTGAGCGACGTTCTGCAACAGCTGTCTCAGTAA
- a CDS encoding mechanosensitive ion channel family protein yields MEQAKAFLRSLVGEDRFWIAEVFLIVMATAFAAWLLALLVSRLQARAERTVNPWDDALCGAINPPASILVWLVGLSVAAARAGKATGAEIFTLAITVREIGFIVLVTWFALRFAKAVEKNLADPRFMGKPMDATTVRAIGKLIRASIMITAAMVIMQHFGYSISGVLAFGGIGGLAIGFAAKDLLANFFGGLMIYLDRPFKVGDWVRSPDQEIEGTVEDIGWRLTRIRTFDKRPLYIPNGVFTQISVENPSRMLNRRIYETIGIRYDDASLMEPIVNDVRAMLQNHPEIDTNQTLIVNFNSFAPSSLDFFIYTFTRTTEWVRYHEIKQDVLLKILKIIEARGASCAFPTSTLHIADLPELAIARDREKSIGA; encoded by the coding sequence GTGGAGCAGGCTAAAGCGTTTTTGCGCTCCCTGGTGGGGGAAGACCGTTTCTGGATTGCCGAAGTTTTTCTGATTGTAATGGCGACTGCGTTTGCGGCGTGGCTTCTGGCGTTGCTGGTTAGTCGCTTGCAGGCGCGGGCAGAGCGCACCGTCAATCCCTGGGACGACGCGCTTTGCGGCGCGATCAATCCGCCGGCATCGATTCTGGTGTGGCTGGTGGGGCTTTCTGTTGCTGCTGCCAGGGCGGGTAAAGCTACCGGCGCAGAGATATTTACCCTGGCAATTACCGTTCGCGAGATTGGCTTTATCGTGCTGGTCACCTGGTTTGCGCTGCGATTTGCCAAGGCAGTGGAGAAGAACCTGGCGGATCCGCGTTTTATGGGCAAGCCGATGGATGCCACCACCGTACGCGCCATTGGCAAGCTGATTCGCGCATCCATCATGATCACCGCAGCCATGGTGATCATGCAGCACTTTGGCTATAGCATCAGTGGCGTACTGGCATTTGGCGGTATTGGTGGCCTGGCGATCGGCTTTGCCGCCAAGGATTTGCTGGCCAACTTTTTTGGCGGCCTGATGATCTACCTGGATCGTCCATTCAAAGTCGGGGACTGGGTGCGCTCACCGGATCAGGAAATCGAGGGAACCGTAGAAGATATCGGCTGGCGCCTTACCCGTATCCGTACCTTCGACAAGCGTCCCCTGTATATTCCCAACGGCGTGTTTACCCAGATTTCTGTCGAGAACCCTTCGCGCATGCTGAACCGCCGCATCTACGAGACCATCGGCATCCGTTACGACGATGCCAGCCTGATGGAACCGATCGTAAATGACGTGCGTGCCATGTTGCAAAACCACCCGGAGATCGACACCAATCAAACCCTGATTGTGAACTTCAATTCTTTTGCGCCGTCTTCCCTGGATTTCTTTATTTACACCTTTACCCGTACCACCGAGTGGGTGCGGTATCACGAGATCAAACAGGATGTGCTGCTGAAGATTCTGAAAATCATCGAGGCCCGCGGCGCTTCCTGTGCCTTCCCGACTTCGACTCTGCATATCGCGGATTTACCGGAGCTCGCGATTGCTCGTGACCGGGAAAAGTCTATTGGTGCGTGA
- a CDS encoding CsiV family protein produces MTLTNKQVTTRLKQLTGAALLALCAAGAQAAGYAGTQFEIEMVVFARDSGMDRSRETWPTALRLNYDNQWVDFDTPSAADPMTPALQPAPNQLDNKVAALNRARGYKVLFHKTWRQVLQNERNAPAVLISGGAQEGNHHQLEGSVTLSVSRYLHLSTDLWLSEWLPQTGSVSDQTQLSGIPVPTRPRAAIQTAGDEPMDLASSGTDSNRDFGYSTSADSAVFHGDYAEAAEPAHKMAARVAVLNEERRLRSGELHYIDHPKLGVLIEVRTVAKGPEPGDEEESMELSR; encoded by the coding sequence ATGACCCTCACCAACAAACAGGTCACAACTCGCCTGAAGCAGCTAACCGGCGCCGCATTGCTGGCGCTCTGCGCTGCGGGCGCCCAGGCGGCCGGCTATGCAGGCACCCAGTTTGAAATTGAGATGGTGGTTTTCGCACGGGATAGCGGCATGGATCGCTCCCGGGAAACCTGGCCCACGGCACTGCGCCTGAACTATGACAACCAGTGGGTAGATTTCGATACCCCGTCAGCGGCCGACCCGATGACCCCGGCCCTGCAACCCGCCCCGAACCAGCTGGACAACAAGGTCGCCGCCCTGAACCGCGCGCGTGGCTACAAGGTCCTGTTCCACAAGACCTGGCGTCAGGTACTGCAAAACGAGCGCAATGCCCCGGCAGTGCTCATCAGCGGCGGCGCCCAGGAAGGTAACCACCATCAACTGGAAGGTAGCGTGACCCTGAGCGTTTCCCGCTACCTGCACCTGAGCACCGACCTGTGGCTGAGTGAATGGCTGCCCCAGACCGGCAGCGTCAGCGACCAGACCCAACTCAGCGGCATCCCCGTCCCTACGCGCCCTCGCGCAGCAATCCAGACCGCTGGCGATGAGCCCATGGATCTGGCAAGCTCCGGCACAGACAGCAATCGGGACTTCGGCTACAGCACCAGCGCCGACTCCGCGGTATTTCACGGTGATTACGCAGAGGCCGCCGAGCCAGCCCACAAGATGGCTGCACGCGTGGCAGTCCTTAATGAAGAGCGCCGTCTACGCAGTGGCGAGCTGCACTATATCGACCACCCCAAGCTGGGAGTTCTGATTGAGGTGCGCACCGTCGCAAAGGGACCAGAGCCGGGTGACGAGGAAGAGTCAATGGAGCTCTCCCGCTGA
- a CDS encoding cold-shock protein: MSDRVTGTVKWFNNARGYGFITCAEGSEDIFVHYRSIRGDGYKTLNEGQAVEFEMQQGDKGLLAEDVVPCE, translated from the coding sequence ATGAGTGATCGCGTTACGGGTACCGTGAAGTGGTTTAACAATGCCCGGGGTTATGGCTTTATCACCTGCGCCGAAGGTTCCGAGGATATTTTTGTACACTACCGCAGCATTCGCGGTGACGGGTACAAAACCCTCAACGAGGGACAGGCTGTTGAATTTGAAATGCAGCAGGGTGACAAGGGTCTGCTCGCAGAAGATGTAGTGCCCTGCGAATAA
- a CDS encoding DUF819 domain-containing protein produces the protein MITNDAIILGMLAAILGFVFYTASSEQRFWKRFYRFVPALLLCYFLPSLLTTFHIIDAHNSNLYFVASRYLLPASLVLLTLSIDLKGIVNLGPKALILFLTGTAGIVIGGPLALLIMSAIDPGMLNGNGPDAIWRGMTTVAGSWIGGGANQAAMKEIFDVGGDVFSAMVAVDVIVANLWMAVLLIMAGNAKNLDAKRGADTSAIDTLRERVESMQRKHARIPALQDLMLIAAVGFGVTAIAHACADFLAPWFQNNAPQLARFSFTSSFFWLIIIATTLGIAMAFTPAKKLEGAGAAKVGSVFIYFLVATIGTHMDITALKNSPELFVLGMIWMAIHAGLMLLVAKLIKAPTFFMAVGSQANVGGAASAPVVAAAFHPSLAPVGVLLAVMGYALGTYAAWFCGQLLRVVGAG, from the coding sequence ATGATTACCAACGACGCCATCATTCTCGGCATGCTCGCCGCGATTCTGGGCTTTGTGTTTTATACCGCGAGCAGCGAACAGCGTTTCTGGAAGCGGTTTTACCGCTTCGTACCTGCCCTGCTCCTGTGCTATTTCCTTCCATCGCTGCTGACCACCTTCCACATCATCGATGCGCACAATTCAAACCTCTACTTCGTGGCATCGCGCTACCTGCTGCCGGCCAGTCTGGTATTGCTGACATTGAGCATCGATCTGAAAGGCATCGTCAACCTTGGGCCAAAAGCACTAATCCTGTTTTTAACCGGTACCGCGGGTATTGTCATCGGCGGCCCACTGGCACTACTGATCATGTCGGCCATTGATCCAGGCATGCTGAATGGCAACGGCCCAGATGCCATCTGGCGGGGAATGACCACCGTGGCGGGCAGCTGGATTGGTGGCGGCGCCAACCAGGCCGCGATGAAAGAAATCTTCGACGTGGGCGGGGATGTCTTTTCCGCGATGGTGGCCGTCGATGTGATCGTTGCCAACCTGTGGATGGCAGTGCTGCTGATCATGGCGGGCAATGCGAAAAACCTGGACGCAAAACGCGGAGCGGATACCTCTGCCATCGATACCCTGCGAGAGCGCGTGGAAAGTATGCAGCGCAAGCATGCGCGCATTCCCGCGCTGCAGGACCTGATGTTGATCGCTGCCGTCGGCTTCGGTGTGACGGCAATTGCCCACGCTTGCGCTGACTTCCTCGCGCCGTGGTTTCAGAATAATGCGCCGCAATTGGCCCGATTCAGCTTCACCAGCTCTTTTTTCTGGCTGATCATTATTGCCACTACGCTCGGTATCGCCATGGCTTTTACCCCAGCCAAAAAACTGGAGGGAGCCGGTGCCGCCAAGGTTGGCTCCGTGTTTATCTATTTCCTGGTCGCCACCATCGGCACTCACATGGACATCACCGCCCTGAAGAACAGCCCGGAGCTGTTTGTACTCGGCATGATCTGGATGGCGATACACGCGGGCTTGATGCTTCTGGTCGCAAAACTCATCAAGGCACCGACGTTCTTTATGGCTGTCGGCAGCCAGGCAAATGTCGGGGGCGCGGCCTCTGCGCCCGTGGTCGCAGCGGCATTCCATCCATCACTCGCCCCGGTAGGCGTATTGCTTGCGGTGATGGGGTACGCACTGGGCACATACGCCGCCTGGTTCTGCGGGCAGTTGTTGCGGGTAGTTGGGGCCGGCTGA
- the nagZ gene encoding beta-N-acetylhexosaminidase produces the protein MSVQIGPVMIDVEGTELTDEDRELLRHPQVGGLIFFARNYRDRPQLEALIKDIRAVRPEILLAVDQEGGRVQRFRESFTRIPSMQALSARADAQQLKDVGWLLAAELLAVGVDFSFAPVLDADDDFCRIVGDRSFAQDPLVLAQKARPFMAGMHEAGMATTGKHFPGHGQVLEDSHEELPVDQRTLDAVLASDCVPFAECIAAGELQAVMPAHIRFANVDENPVGFSRFWLQEILRKRLGFDGVIFSDDLTMEGAGAAGGYAERIRAAMQAGCDMGVVCNNRQGALEVLEALEGFEPDPCSSDRLARMRGRAAIDSWSALEANPRWQSTREWLASWM, from the coding sequence ATGTCTGTTCAGATTGGCCCAGTGATGATTGATGTAGAGGGTACCGAGCTCACCGATGAAGATCGGGAGCTGTTGCGGCACCCTCAAGTGGGCGGGCTTATCTTTTTTGCGCGCAACTACCGCGACCGTCCACAGCTAGAGGCCCTGATCAAAGATATCCGTGCCGTGCGCCCGGAGATTCTGCTGGCGGTGGACCAGGAAGGCGGGCGCGTGCAGCGCTTTCGCGAGTCATTCACTCGTATCCCTTCCATGCAGGCGCTCAGTGCCCGCGCCGACGCCCAGCAGCTGAAAGATGTCGGCTGGCTGCTCGCTGCTGAACTACTGGCAGTGGGTGTGGATTTCAGTTTTGCCCCGGTGCTGGATGCCGATGATGACTTCTGCCGGATTGTGGGGGACCGCAGTTTCGCCCAGGATCCTCTGGTGCTCGCGCAAAAGGCGCGGCCGTTTATGGCGGGGATGCACGAAGCGGGAATGGCGACCACTGGCAAGCATTTCCCCGGTCACGGTCAGGTGCTGGAGGACAGCCATGAAGAGCTTCCGGTGGACCAGCGAACCCTGGATGCCGTGCTCGCGTCAGACTGCGTACCCTTTGCCGAGTGCATTGCCGCAGGTGAGCTACAGGCAGTAATGCCGGCACACATTCGCTTTGCCAACGTTGATGAAAACCCGGTGGGCTTCTCGCGCTTCTGGCTGCAGGAAATCCTGCGCAAGCGGCTGGGATTCGACGGGGTGATTTTCAGTGATGACCTGACAATGGAGGGGGCAGGCGCGGCAGGCGGCTATGCGGAGCGCATCCGGGCGGCTATGCAAGCTGGCTGTGATATGGGCGTGGTGTGTAATAACCGCCAGGGCGCATTGGAGGTGCTGGAAGCGCTGGAAGGGTTTGAGCCCGACCCGTGTTCGAGCGATCGCCTGGCGCGCATGCGTGGTCGCGCCGCCATTGATAGCTGGAGCGCCCTCGAGGCCAACCCCCGCTGGCAATCCACCAGAGAGTGGCTGGCATCCTGGATGTAA